A stretch of the Zerene cesonia ecotype Mississippi chromosome 4, Zerene_cesonia_1.1, whole genome shotgun sequence genome encodes the following:
- the LOC119839788 gene encoding uncharacterized protein LOC119839788 has translation MLRRRVRTGTSQRIRSQPPMFPLRALVIPSVETASKGKNRIGFTYKTNNNSMIIKKRPQVGKNIMLNVNTQANLMKSSDLQTVFIDPSCRNCAACMERAVNAHKVHNHIVNAQMNADHFQDNTYTNQENIIREKRSVKFDNVPKIEKKSKKSKPKRNKSVSVIKYNENGEIYALKVKETSNQLIPDQRNVTKTFSSTTCQVYSVQQSLPCESPEADLILTAAKRKTNKKNKKVEGKRETNVPTEKATLITSAFRKRHVDNSQVPENFMTSLEEMY, from the exons ATGTTACGAAGACGCGTGCGCACGGGCACATCACAGCGAATAAGGTCACAACCGCCGATGTTCCCTCTCCGCGCGCTTGTAATCCCGTCGGTCGAGACGGCGAGTAAAG GAAAGAACCGTATAggatttacttataaaacgAATAACAATTCCATGATTATAAAGAAGAGACCACAGgttggaaaaaatattatgttaaatgtaaACACTCAAGCTAATTTGATGAAATCCAGTGACCTGCAGACAGTGTTCATAGACCCGTCGTGCCGCAATTGTGCCGCTTGTATGGAAAGAGCAGTAAACGCCCATAAAGTACATAATCACATTGTTAACGCGCAAATGAATGCCGACCATTTCCAAGACAACACCTACACGAATCAAGAAAACATTATACGAGAAAAAAGGAGCGTGAAATTCGATAACGttcctaaaattgaaaagaaatcTAAGAAGTCAAAGCCTAAACGGAACAAATCCGTATCAGTAATCAAATACAACGAGAACGGGGAAATCTACGCATTAAAAGTGAAAGAGACAAGTAATCAATTAATACCAGATCAACGGAACGTTACAAAAACTTTTTCTTCTACGACGTGCCAAGTGTATAGCGTACAACAATCTTTGCCCTGTGAATCGCCCGAAGCTGATTTAATTCTGACGGCTgcgaaaagaaaaacaaacaagaaaaataaaaaggtagAAGGAAAAAGGGAAACGAATGTGCCCACTGAGAAAGCGACATTGATTACATCAGCGTTTAGAAAACGACATGTGGATAATTCACAGGTTCCGGAAAATTTCATGACTTCCCTCGAAGAAATGTATTGA